A section of the Apostichopus japonicus isolate 1M-3 chromosome 1, ASM3797524v1, whole genome shotgun sequence genome encodes:
- the LOC139969387 gene encoding uncharacterized protein, translating to MASSTPLKDMEEKFFQCSICLEEFKEPKQLPCLHRYCRDCLEIIIQTKVDTMECPLCKTKCNIPEEGVNGFKTDFHMKSMLQFIQLQKSFEDEDIKDCIGCSKKLKITAYCFKCNDFLCEECFQFHLTNKMVSDHEQHTLDLKHVDTENLTLAKLASLTEDPRCKDHPKNLAQLCCGSCGNLPICVACTFGTHKDHVLHEVTKLAKSERERLTAKLVELKTYKEKLYEFPRKVENVRQLLKVNLYEEKKSIQFHYDQQSNKLKNQQKESQNELESKKKEIEKKKENEERQLRLDMEEEIRQVRERYDEIIKGNEKGYQEEIAVVQSEHNGKDKETQEELRRLDNSSQNQTAALDTVCERNENLIQEIADYYEHVIKRYENFSASTSTILFSKNDWTDAQFLPDITAASDPLIEDVKKEFSELEFLSEIKVFRTPKDTSNNTTITEHEDSVVDIQGIRSKGRWTSSMTKTGDGRILLTGKASNLHSHITVINRNGEKIRQHKFKKEKSFKDRPYRYCASLPLYKVATVCRPTEVGIYDVRDGSYVSKDIREVVNIWPEGNSVLSVTTDVYNNHILVGSSSMEVYELDRQLNFVRTIRLPDDITSVREMSVHNDNIVICDRDGRRVYVVTKNQLEAKLVYELNKPNVDEGDWGPLCTCVDNDGVIYILWSADVSGNSRRIIIQYGQDYRQLATKRLNDSNARCITTLETGEGEKLLVATGQTGLLYTFGLVP from the coding sequence ATGGCGTCCTCAACACCTTTAAAAGACATGGAGGAAAAGTTCTTTCAATGTTCAATATGCCTAGAAGAATTTAAAGAACCAAAACAGTTACCATGCCTTCATCGATATTGCCGTGATTGTCTAGAAATAATCATCCAAACAAAAGTCGACACTATGGAATGCCCTCTTTGCAAAACCAAATGTAACATACCGGAGGAAGGTGTAAATGGATTCAAAACTGACTTTCACATGAAGAGTATGCTTCAATTCATTCAactacagaaatcttttgaggATGAAGATATCAAAGACTGTATTGGTTGTTCTAAGAAACTGAAGATTACAGCCTACTGCTTTAAGTGTAATGATTTTCTGTGTGAAgaatgttttcaatttcatttaactAATAAAATGGTCAGTGATCATGAACAACACACGCTTGATTTGAAACACGTTGACACCGAAAACCTTACTCTTGCTAAACTTGCCTCTCTGACCGAAGACCCCAGATGTAAAGACCACCCCAAGAATCTCGCTCAATTGTGCTGCGGATCTTGCGGTAACTTACCGATTTGTGTAGCTTGCACTTTCGGAACACACAAAGATCACGTACTTCATGAAGTGACTAAACTAGCGAAGAGTGAAAGAGAAAGGCTTACAGCAAAATTGGTCGAGCTcaaaacttacaaagaaaaactATACGAATTTCCTCgaaaagttgaaaatgttcGACAGCTTTTAAAAGTCAACTTATATGAAGAGAAGAAAAGTATTCAGTTCCATTACGACCAACAGTCTAATAAATTGAAGAACCAACAGAAAGAAAGTCAGAATGAGTTGGAGAGcaaaaagaaggaaattgaaaaaaagaaggaaaacgAAGAACGTCAGCTGAGGCTTGACATGGAAGAAGAAATCAGACAGGTGAGAGAAAGGTATGACGAAATTATCAAAGGAAACGAAAAGGGTTACCAAGAGGAAATTGCAGTTGTTCAGTCAGAACACAATGGGAAGGATAAAGAGACACAGGAAGAGCTTAGACGGTTAGACAACAGTTCACAAAACCAAACGGCTGCTCTAGACACAGTGTGCGAAAGAAATGAGAATCTTATCCAAGAAATAGCAGATTATTATGAACATGTCATAAAGCGTTATGAGAACTTCTCCGCTTCAACGTCAACCATTCTATTTTCCAAAAATGACTGGACGGACGCACAGTTTCTTCCTGACATCACCGCAGCCAGTGATCCACTTATCGAAGATGTTAAGAAGGAGTTCTCAGAGCTGGAATTTCTTTCTGAAATTAAAGTTTTCAGGACGCCGAAAGATACATCAAATAACACGACGATCACAGAACATGAAGATTCTGTTGTTGATATTCAAGGTATCAGATCGAAAGGCCGTTGGACTTCAAGTATGACCAAAACTGGCGATGGACGCATCTTACTCACTGGTAAAGCATCAAATTTGCATTCACACATCACCGTCATCAACAGAAATGGCGAGAAAATTAGACAACATAaattcaaaaaggaaaaaagtttTAAGGATCGTCCTTACCGCTACTGTGCGTCATTGCCTCTTTATAAAGTTGCTACGGTATGTAGACCTACTGAAGTAGGAATTTACGATGTTCGCGATGGCTCTTACGTCTCTAAAGATATCAGAGAAGTTGTCAACATCTGGCCAGAAGGTAACTCAGTACTGAGTGTAACTACAGATGTTTATAACAACCACATACTTGTAGGAAGCAGCAGTATGGAAGTGTATGAACTTGACCGGCAACTGAATTTCGTAAGGACCATTAGACTTCCGGATGACATAACATCTGTCAGAGAAATGAGTGTTCATAATGACAACATTGTGATATGTGATAGGGATGGTCGCAGAGTGTACGTGGTCACTAAAAATCAATTGGAAGCAAAACTTGTATACGAATTGAACAAACCGAATGTCGATGAAGGTGACTGGGGTCCACTATGCACATGCGTAGATAACGATGGCGTCATTTACATATTATGGTCAGCAGATGTAAGTGGTAACAGCAGACGTATTATTATTCAATACGGACAAGATTATCGCCAGCTAGCAACAAAGCGACTTAATGATAGCAATGCAAGATGTATAACCACGCTAGAAACGGGAGAAGGTGAGAAGCTTCTTGTGGCGACAGGCCAAACTGGGTTACTGTACACGTTTGGTCTTGTCCCATAG
- the LOC139969430 gene encoding protein CIP2A-like: MDPLIKELTQALGHHLKNQADTDVLRTVVAKIDVVIDGTSDELKAFSTTDFLTSECLSGIVKLLNSPRTPPELSYKSLQLLTNLVTRDDIREMLKQVYNLPAALAFLIHMYAGKPNSQVLVLQCLCLLQEVTYNYQVTYPSTHMEELVHFLITNVSQPENDLTLPSLGLLANLCRANSAVQIQIRSYPNVRAINKTLMKLLSSSSLMIIVCALSILTSLCFNDDLGEKLFQGRNITQTFQLIFNLLLHKEGTLTCQYTVDLFIDLMKHDRIQRDFVRFRHLEESMRLTVGLLNKGQTKDLCKVVEFFLAAFKIPDLRPMLLKIFVKNGEEKTSSVTPLTQLVSLSKEPLQRGRTLPVLTLRLISEVYEEWMDSNCPYEVDNNRLIDLLAHNLTTPAAGNEESIQLMQCHRIINTVQLVHRICEDGELKNSIVSALDTQGLRDIIRNQLEVNEIISLQTKTQVTSECSEAGVEMTLCLLELMDKLSTAKPTLGEVTQSIFKDKRLVPFLVHGIGSQSEDVVQISLHLFTLAASNPEFCSQVLEERLAAVNRHRMKTRPGEGDGNKSIVNERGTTEGNRSLKLEERNSFSGEKGELDSKVDDLIKKMKSGLDLSALPASGIMDVYEHKLASLQTKHSHLEDLLETKAMALSQADHLISQHRCQWAEADAEARKLRSLLHESEKKKEIYREELQEASVRQHELGDQLERKGTEIKELQKVVVQYDKLVTTHAELTQRLKETEGNLNSVTQELTSKQEICVMLKRHLETLKSQYEEATTNFEEQIRRKEKKANEQDLELQAAVEKTKQLAKDKDGLERINEQLEKKQEKSQENIEDLKQQLKEVQGKYKQMETAGKEKDEVIKQQKKELSKVQEMRRMIHDMTKH, translated from the exons ATGGATCCACTGATCAAGGAATTGACTCAGGCTCTCGGCCATCACCTCAAGAACCAAGCAGATACAGACGTTTTAAGAACAGTAGTCGCTAAGATTGAT GTTGTAATCGATGGAACGTCAGATGAATTAAAAGCTTTTTCAACAACCGATTTTCTTACATCGGAATGTCTCTCTGGGATTGTGAAACTTCTCAATTCACCAAGGACACCGCCAGAACTATCGTATAAATCACTTCAGCTGCTCACCAACCTTG TGACCAGAGATGACATCAGGGAAATGCTAAAACAAGTCTATAATCTGCCGGCAGCATTGGCCTTCTTGATTCACATGTATGCGGGGAAACCAAACAGCCAAGTGTTAGTACTACAG TGTTTGTGTTTACTTCAAGAAGTTACATACAACTATCAAGTCACATACCCAAGCACTCATATGGAAGAACTGGTTCATTTCCTTATCACCAATGT GTCTCAGCCTGAAAATGACTTGACGTTGCCTAGTCTGGGACTCCTAGCCAATCTATGCCGAGCTAACAGTGCAGTCCAGATACAGATCAGGTCTTAT CCTAATGTCAGAGCGATCAACAAGACTTTGATGAAGTTACTATCCAGCAGTAGTCTAATGATTATTGTCTGCGCTCTCTCCATTCTAACCAGTCTCTGTTTCAATGACGATCTAGGTGAAAAG CTGTTTCAGGGGCGTAACATCACACAGACATTTCAACTCATCTTTAATCTTCTGTTACACAAAGAGGGCACCCTGACTTGTCAGTATACGGTCGATCTATTTATAGATCTCATGAAGCACGATAGGATACAGAGAGACTTTGTGAG ATTTCGACACTTAGAAGAATCAATGAGGCTTACAGTGGGTCTGTTAAATAAAGGTCAAACCAAGGACCTCTGCAAG GTGGTAGAGTTTTTCCTGGCAGCATTCAAGATTCCTGACTTGAGACCAATGCTGCTGAAGATATTTGTAAAGAACGGAGAAGAAAAGACCTCATCTGTGACACCGTTGACCCAATTAGTCTCGTTAAGCAAAGAACCTCTCCAGCGTGGACGGACTTTACCTGTACTGACGCTGAGACTCATCAGTGAAGTCTACGAG GAGTGGATGGATTCAAACTGCCCATATGAAGTGGACAATAATAGATTGATTGACCTCCTAGCCCACAATCTGACCACTCCAGCAGCAGGGAACGAAGAGTCAATTCAACTTATGCAATGTCATAGAATTATAAACACTGTCCAACTAGTTCAT CGTATCTGCGAGGATGGCGAGTTGAAGAACAGTATCGTCTCAGCTTTGGACACACAAGGACTGCGCGATATTATCAGAAACCAGCTGGAGGTCAACGAGATTATTTCCCTGCAAACAAAAACGCAGGTAACTTCAGAGTGCAG TGAGGCCGGTGTTGAAATGACTCTATGCTTGCTTGAATTAATGGACAAATTATCCACAGCTAAACCTACACTTGGTGAAGTCACACAGTCTATATTCAAG GACAAACGCCTGGTTCCGTTTCTCGTCCACGGTATCGGTTCTCAGTCTGAGGATGTCGTTCAAATCTCTCTCCATCTTTTTACACTGGCCGCATCAAATCCTGAGTTCTGCAGTCAAGT cCTGGAGGAGCGGTTAGCTGCTGTGAATAGACACCGGATGAAGACCAGACCAGGAGAGGGTGACGGAAACAAGAGCATCGTCAATGAGAGAGGAACGACGGAAGGGAATCGAAGCCTCAAACTGGAAGAGAGGAACAGCTTCTCAGGCGAGAAAGGAGAGCTTGACTCCAAAGTTGATGATCTTATTAAAAAGATGAAAAGTGGATTAGAT CTTTCTGCCTTACCAGCGTCAGGGATCATGGATGTGTACGAACACAAGTTGGCTTCCCTGCAG ACCAAACATAGCCACCTTGAAGACTTGTTGGAAACAAAAGCGATGGCACTCTCCCAAGCTGATCACCTCATCAGTCAACATAGATGTCAGTGGGCTGAAGCGGATGCTGAG GCAAGGAAATTACGTTCACTGCTTCACGAATctgagaagaagaaagagattTACCGAGAAGAATTACAAGAGGCGTCGGTCAGACAACATGAGCTCGGAGATCAATTAGAAAGGAAAGGGACCGAAATAAAAGAATTGCAGAAAGTGGTTGTACAATATGACAAGCTGGTAACTACACACGCAGAACTAACTCAACG GTTGAAAGAAACAGAGGGTAACCTCAATTCCGTCACTCAAGAGCTAACTTCCAAGCAGGAAATCTGTGTGATGCTAAAGCGACACTTGGAAACACTCAAGAGTCAGTATGAAGA AGCAACCACTAACTTTGAGGAACAGATTcgcagaaaagaaaagaaagccaACGAACAAGATTTAGAACTTCAAGCTGCGGTGGAGAAGACGAAACAGTTAGCAAAGGACAAAGATGGTCTTGAGAGGATAAACGAACAACTGGAGAAGAAACAGGAGAAATCACAGGAAAATATTGAAGATTTGAAGCAGCAG CTCAAAGAAGTTCAGGGTAAATACAAACAGATGGAGACAGCAGGGAAGGAGAAAGATGAAGTAATTAAACAACAGAAGAAAGAATTAAGTAAAGTCCAGGAGATGAGAAGAATGATTCATGATATGACTAAACATTAG